Within the Zea mays cultivar B73 chromosome 10, Zm-B73-REFERENCE-NAM-5.0, whole genome shotgun sequence genome, the region CTCCTAGTTTAATACACATCTCaagagagcaatcaagtgaagagtctaTTTTTCTCTCTTTTTGTCATTCGAACTTGGTTTTAATTTATACTAATATCTtttatagaccaagtttgtgttgtttaaagTAAGTTTTGTAGGATCATCTATTcactccctctaggtgctctcaatcgcTCACTCGCTCAGCCAACCAATCATAGCTTTTCTGCATCGCGTGACCTACGACCATCAAAAATAGGTAACCAAACACGCCCTATTTGAATTGTTGTCCCTTAGTTCTGAATTAACAAAGACTATTAAACACACATTTTCACGTAGGAATTTGACTATTTACCTTTTAAAGTATAATGCATTCCAAACGGGAGGAAATAACATTTTGCCATCCTTATGGTATAAGGTCATCTCCAGCAGCTTACATATTCTCATATCTATATTCAAACTCTACTCTATGAACGGTGTAGTCTACAATACAAAATAGTGTTAGTGTTTTGGTGACTATGAATGTGTTTGTTTCCCTTCTAGATTATATAAGTTAAATTATGGTGTGAGGATAGGAGGGTAAAATATCACTTAGGGACTACAAATATGCTAAAAAAGCTAGTGATGGGTAGCTTATTTCAGCTTATTTGTGTTACCAGAGCGATATTTTACTCTCCAACCCTtccatcaataatccaacttatataatCTAAAAGGTAAACAAACAAGACCTATATGAGTGAATTATTAGACATGGTCTTAATGGCATATAAAATGTTATATGCCAATGACTCCCTCATATACTATTCCAAACTCTGCTATATACAAACAATATTTCAGTCAGCTGATCATAGCCTAATAAAAGTAGCACAATTTTTCAATTGGTCCACCGTTCCATTCTCAGAAACATATCCGGTACACATAAGACTTTGGTGCACATGAACTAACAAAGtttataaaaaatatgaaaaaaatTTATACATATTTTTCCATCCTACTCCACTTATACAAAATTTTAAGTTTAAATTCGTTATATTTTAGTTGTAATGAAAAAGAGAACATTTTAGCTAATTTTCTAATTTAAATTTATCTGGCATTTTATCTTTTTTTATTACAGCTAAAGCTAAAATATAACGAATTTAAACTTAAAAATTTTATATATAATTAAAATTGGATGAAAAAATATGTATAATGTTTTCAGAATGATTTATAAACTTTGTTAGCATCCTCTATGCATCAAGTCTCATGTGCACGCCTCCATTAGCCTCGCATTGACGCGGTCCGCAACTCCTCTAAACCCTTCCTCTCCCTCCGGCGCCGGCGCCGACATGGCCATCCActacctcctccgccgcggggtctCCGGTGGCTCACTGCTCCACCCTATCCGCGGTCTCTTCCTCGCCTCCAAGGTACCTGCGGCTTCTCCCCTCGTCCTCACCCACTGCCCTCGCCGTCACACCGGTCCTTGATTTCGTGCGTCCTGTCTGCTTCTTTCCTGGCGGCGCAGGAGCTTGGGAGGCGTCCGTTGGGCTCTGCGGCGGCGGGAGACGCAGCGGCCGAGCTGAGGGGCGCGCGGGAGGACGTCAGGCAGCTGCTCAAGGCCACCTCCTGCCATCCCATCCTGGTAGGTAGTTCTTTCTCCTCATGCTGAGGCTCCCTGCGGTTGGAGCAGACAAGTGACTCTACTGTGGGGTCTCGTTTATTCATCATTTCATCTAACGACCCAGAGTTTATGCATCTCTACAAAGTTTCTCTCATGTCTCGTGCAACTGAAGAACTAATACTCCGCAGCCTTTTGTAATGGTAACTTAGGAACTTGTACAATTTAGTTGGTCGTTTGTTTACTCAGCTGACCACGACAGAATTAGGTTTGGGAGATGTGTTAGTGCCCCGGATGCACTGTTTCTCTTTGTTTATGCTAGATCAAGTTTGGTTTTTTTTTGCTTTACTGCTTTCCTCTTCACGATCCAGCATTAGCTGGTTCAGCCTCGGGGTTGCTTTGCTTAGGTATTATATTTTCGTTCAGGTTCGATTAGGTTGGCATGATGCTGGTACATATGACAAGAACATTACCGAGTGGCCCAAGTGTGGTGGAGCTAATGGTAGCTTGAGATTCGAAGTCGAGTTGAAGCATGGGGCCAATGCTGGTAACACTCATCTCATCTTATCATCTGTAACTTCATGAAGTGGTGCTGCTCAACATTTTGTTTCATGACAGGTCTTGTGAATGCTCTGAAGCTGATCCAACCTATCAAGGACAAGTTTTCAGGTGTTACCTATGCAGATCTGTTTCAGCTTGCCAGCGCCACAGCCATTGAGGTCCCTTAAAATCGCTCCAGCTTGCTGATTAAGTGATGGTCATTCATAAATTGCTTGTTTTTAATGATGACTGCCTGACTGGTTCTTGTGGTTTCTTTCATTTCAGGAAGCAGGTGGCCCCAAAATTCCTATGATCTATGGAAGAGTTGATGTTATTGCCCCCGAACAATGCCCACCAGAGGGGAGGCTTCCTGGTCAGTAATTATGATTTTTTGATTGATCTGAACTCATATGCCAATTTTGGTTGAGTCAGACACAGACTCAGAATCCAGAACCTAGAACATAGGGTTGTTCCTTTAGTTTGCTTTGATGTTAATCCAAGCATACTGTTGCAATCATTGCTTAGTGATTGAAACATCGAATAGCTATCTTATTCATTAACCTTGTATGGTTGTGCTCAGGGTTCTACCACATAGCAAACTTGCAGCTAACTCCCTGATTAAAAATTGATAAACTCTCTCTTATCAAATCATTATCATATAGATGAATTGTATTTACTAGCTTAGTTGTTCATGAAAGTTTAGCATGTCAGTACACTGACAGTCTTCAACAGATTAGTAATACCAAAGTTCATGATTCTTGTCACATAAAAAATACTTTGTCCTGGTCCTGGACATCATCCAGATATCCACTTTATACTAAGACTGATCCTATCAGATTTATGGTACCTAATGTTTATTTGTCTGCAAGAtgcaaatttggcacacaaaaaattAAAATACAAACAAAACACGGATGCAATATTGCAAGTAGAGGATGTAAATACAGCATATACTTCCTGGATAACTTTTAATGGTACCTCTTTCCATTTCACTAGTTTTTGTTAGGGTATTTGTAGTGCCTCCAAATTCAGCTATTAAGATGGTTTCATGGTTAAAACAACGACAAtaaagccttttagtcccaagtaAGTTGGCTAGGTTAGACCGCTAGAGTTGAATTCAATAGAAACCACAAGTCAAGGTTCAGGCTTATGAATTATTGTTTTCTATGTACCCCAATTCAAGCCTAAATCTTTGGGTATATTACATTCTTTCAAGTCCCCTTTTGATGTTAACTTTGGTTTTTCTCTGCCTCTCTTTTCATTGCTATCATGCCTTAGGATCCCACTACGCACTGATGGCCCTAAAGGTCTCTGTTGGACATTTTCAAACCATCTTAACCAGTGTTGGACAAGCTTTTCTTCGATTGGTGCTACCCTAGCCTATTATGCATATCATCGTCCCAGACTTGATCTCTTCTTGTATGACCACAAATCCAACGCAATAACAAACTCGATCAACCGGCCAAAAAAATCCAAGACTTACTCTCCCTCCTGATTTCTACTACCATATCCCAAACCTTCATGAACCGCCTCAAAACCTGCACTTGTTACACCTACATGTCCATTGAGATTTCCTCCTATGAAAAGCTTCTTACTAATAGGTGTAGCTCTAACCATGGCATTTAAGTCTTCCTAGAAAAGTCTCTTGGCACTCTCACCGTGGCCTCTTTGGAGGCATACACGCTAATTATGTTCAAAACCAAATCACTCATGACAAGTTTGACTAAGATAATCCTAGCTTCTTGCCTTCTCATATCTACCACATCGTTCTTGAGGCTCTTATCAATCAAAACTCCCTGCTTCATTTCTATTCGTAGCTGTCTCTATGTACCAAAGCTTGATCTGATATTGTTAACTTCTTTCCTCTTTTGACCCTAGTCTCTTGGACGTATATGATATTTACATGCCTCCTAGTCGTTACCTGAACTAAGTCCCTTAACTTACCTATAAGGGACACTAGATTCCAACTACCTAAACAAATTCTAGTTGGTTCGACTAGCTTTCTTACTCTTTACACCCGTTGATGATATGAAATGAAGACCCTTGCACATTTTCACTACACCTAGACGCTGATGTAGCATGCCACTAAGAAAGTAGTGATCCAATCCTTTATCACTT harbors:
- the LOC100193740 gene encoding Probable L-ascorbate peroxidase 6, chloroplastic/mitochondrial-like gives rise to the protein MAIHYLLRRGVSGGSLLHPIRGLFLASKELGRRPLGSAAAGDAAAELRGAREDVRQLLKATSCHPILVRLGWHDAGTYDKNITEWPKCGGANGSLRFEVELKHGANAGLVNALKLIQPIKDKFSGVTYADLFQLASATAIEEAGGPKIPMIYGRVDVIAPEQCPPEGRLPAAGPPSPAEHLREVFYRMGLNDKEIVALSGAHTLGRARPERSGWGKSETKYTKDGPGAPGGQSWTSHWLKFDNSYFKAIEERRDDHLLVLPTDAVLFEDSSFKIYATKYAKDQDTFFEDYAEAHAKLSNLGAKFDPPKGISLE